In a single window of the Nocardioides sp. L-11A genome:
- a CDS encoding ABC transporter substrate-binding protein has translation MMHHTARWKGARRRIAAAGLALGLALTVAACGGSDSSSGDGGTPTKGGELKVGLGTDVARLNPGSASPGSQAVLGAIYDYLMVVEHRGEEPKPNLATAMTPSDDFMTWTMTLPTGKKFSDGEPFNAEAVKFNFDQFKDPETGSGLVSALSGLESVEAPDESTVVFNLSEADATFPVLLANQEGVAAAYVASPKSLQEHTDDFNANAAGMGPYKITSWSQGGAEVVVEKNENYWDGADKVLLDKITFRKIEDPQSAYQAVRAGDVDIIYSIFSSVIKQASNDSSVKVAMGVGADQSSIVLNMTKPPFDDIRMRQAMSMAIDREEITAIVKEGLTYESTSLFPPDDPWNGGAANPAYDPERAKELIAEYEAENGKVPFTYTCRPTVDDTTVVEQQLRKAGFDFKVEVQETTAALEAFFSGKYTATCWNMADFLDPGTLPYQFFHSSGNNNTGGFENPEFDALVDQAKSTADLEERKKLWQQADEILVEELPWVWRTGQPVAFIYRPTVHSVALDEPDRLRGRVIDTRHMWVED, from the coding sequence ATGATGCACCACACGGCCCGATGGAAGGGGGCCCGGAGGCGGATCGCCGCCGCCGGACTCGCCCTGGGTCTCGCCCTGACCGTGGCCGCGTGCGGCGGGTCCGACTCGTCGTCCGGCGACGGTGGCACGCCCACCAAGGGCGGCGAGCTCAAGGTCGGTCTCGGCACCGACGTGGCCCGCCTGAACCCGGGGTCCGCCAGCCCGGGCTCGCAGGCCGTGCTCGGCGCGATCTACGACTACCTGATGGTCGTCGAGCACCGCGGCGAGGAGCCGAAGCCGAACCTGGCCACCGCGATGACTCCCAGCGACGACTTCATGACCTGGACGATGACGCTGCCCACCGGCAAGAAGTTCTCCGACGGCGAGCCGTTCAACGCCGAGGCGGTCAAGTTCAACTTCGACCAGTTCAAGGACCCGGAGACCGGCTCCGGCCTGGTCTCCGCACTCAGCGGTCTGGAGTCGGTCGAGGCGCCCGACGAGAGCACGGTGGTCTTCAACCTCAGCGAGGCCGACGCCACCTTCCCGGTGCTGCTGGCCAACCAGGAGGGAGTCGCCGCTGCGTACGTCGCGTCGCCGAAGTCGCTCCAGGAGCACACCGACGACTTCAACGCGAACGCCGCCGGCATGGGCCCCTACAAGATCACCTCGTGGAGCCAGGGTGGCGCCGAGGTCGTCGTGGAGAAGAACGAGAACTACTGGGACGGCGCCGACAAGGTGCTCCTCGACAAGATCACGTTCCGCAAGATCGAGGACCCGCAGAGCGCCTACCAGGCCGTCCGCGCCGGTGACGTCGACATCATCTACTCGATCTTCTCGTCGGTCATCAAGCAGGCGTCCAACGACTCGTCGGTCAAGGTGGCCATGGGCGTGGGCGCCGACCAGTCCAGCATCGTGCTGAACATGACCAAGCCCCCGTTCGACGACATCCGGATGCGCCAGGCCATGTCGATGGCGATCGACCGCGAGGAGATCACGGCGATCGTCAAGGAGGGGCTCACCTACGAGTCCACCAGCCTGTTCCCGCCGGACGACCCGTGGAACGGCGGCGCGGCCAACCCGGCCTACGACCCGGAGCGCGCCAAGGAGCTGATCGCCGAATACGAGGCGGAGAACGGCAAGGTCCCCTTCACCTACACCTGCCGTCCCACCGTCGACGACACCACCGTCGTCGAGCAGCAGCTGCGCAAGGCCGGCTTCGACTTCAAGGTCGAGGTCCAGGAGACCACCGCCGCGTTGGAGGCGTTCTTCTCCGGCAAGTACACGGCGACCTGCTGGAACATGGCCGACTTCCTCGACCCGGGCACGCTGCCGTACCAGTTCTTCCACAGCAGCGGCAACAACAACACCGGTGGCTTCGAGAACCCGGAGTTCGACGCGCTGGTCGACCAGGCGAAGAGCACCGCCGACCTGGAGGAGCGCAAGAAGCTGTGGCAGCAGGCCGACGAGATCCTCGTCGAGGAGCTGCCGTGGGTGTGGCGCACCGGCCAGCCGGTCGCCTTCATCTACCGGCCGACCGTGCACAGCGTGGCCCTCGACGAGCCGGACCGCCTCCGCGGCCGGGTCATCGACACCCGCCACATGTGGGTCGAGGACTGA
- a CDS encoding ABC transporter ATP-binding protein produces the protein MTSPTGSPGTDVPVLELVDARVRYRDRQEGGYFEAVRGVSLTVGRGEALGLVGESGCGKSSTIRAILGLAPLSEGRLLIDGVAADPRDRAVRSRIGAIFQNPAGSFNPRRSLLDSVAEPLRVWRGGSRSERERAALAELDRVGVTELMARRRPHEVSGGQCQRAAIARATILGPEILICDEPVSALDVSIQAQVLVLLDELRTQAGLAMLFISHDLAVVATLCDRTAVMNAGEIVEVGTTADIADRPQHAYTKLLHDSVPSHLFLTNSGSS, from the coding sequence ATGACCAGCCCGACCGGTTCCCCCGGGACCGACGTCCCCGTGCTCGAGCTCGTCGACGCCCGGGTCCGCTACCGCGACCGCCAGGAGGGCGGCTACTTCGAGGCCGTGCGCGGTGTCAGCCTGACCGTGGGCCGCGGCGAGGCCCTCGGCCTGGTCGGCGAGTCCGGCTGCGGCAAGTCCAGCACCATCCGCGCGATCCTCGGCCTGGCGCCGCTCTCGGAGGGCCGGCTGTTGATCGACGGTGTCGCCGCGGATCCGCGCGACCGCGCCGTCCGGTCCCGGATCGGCGCGATCTTCCAGAACCCGGCCGGCTCCTTCAACCCGCGTCGCTCACTGCTCGACTCGGTCGCCGAGCCGCTGCGGGTGTGGCGGGGCGGCTCCCGCTCCGAGAGGGAGCGGGCCGCGCTCGCCGAGCTGGATCGGGTCGGCGTCACCGAGCTGATGGCGCGCCGCCGTCCGCACGAGGTCTCCGGCGGTCAGTGCCAGCGGGCCGCGATCGCCCGGGCCACCATCCTGGGACCGGAGATCCTGATCTGCGACGAGCCGGTCTCCGCGCTGGACGTGTCCATCCAGGCCCAGGTGCTGGTGCTCCTCGACGAGCTGCGCACCCAGGCCGGCCTGGCGATGCTGTTCATCTCCCACGACCTGGCCGTCGTCGCGACGCTGTGCGACCGGACGGCGGTGATGAACGCCGGCGAGATCGTGGAGGTCGGCACCACCGCCGACATCGCCGACCGCCCGCAGCACGCCTACACCAAGCTCCTGCACGACTCCGTGCCTTCCCACCTGTTCCTGACGAACTCGGGGTCGTCGTGA
- a CDS encoding ABC transporter ATP-binding protein, protein MPETPLLQIEDLVVEFPTRAGLVRAVDGVSLTLGRGERLGIVGESGSGKSVLGRTVMGLNDRARARISGRVLFEGKDVLGASAKERRELWGRQISMIFQDPLSALHPITPIGAQIAEAVRRLPDVDKAQAAERAVELLDMVGIPDARRRARQRAHEFSGGMRQRALIAMAIACKPKLIIADEPTTALDVTVQAKILDLLDELCTELSIGSVLITHDMGVVAQHTDQVAVMYGGQVVETAPVAGLFAAPTMRYTRALLAAIPQMAPGRRALPVPIGGTPPNPLDRGAGCRFAPRCTFAEDDCHQAIPELLPLADSPDHRYRCWHPAAVPAETEAGAR, encoded by the coding sequence GTGCCTGAGACCCCGTTGTTGCAGATCGAGGACCTGGTCGTCGAGTTCCCGACCCGCGCCGGCCTGGTCCGGGCCGTGGACGGCGTCAGCCTCACCCTCGGTCGCGGCGAGCGACTCGGCATCGTCGGGGAGTCCGGCTCCGGCAAGAGCGTGCTCGGCCGGACCGTGATGGGCCTCAACGACCGGGCCCGGGCCCGGATCTCCGGACGGGTGCTCTTCGAGGGCAAGGACGTGCTCGGCGCCAGCGCCAAGGAGCGCCGCGAGCTGTGGGGCCGGCAGATCTCGATGATCTTCCAGGACCCGCTCAGCGCCCTGCACCCGATCACGCCGATCGGCGCCCAGATCGCGGAGGCGGTCCGCCGGCTGCCCGACGTCGACAAGGCGCAGGCCGCGGAGCGTGCGGTCGAGCTGCTCGACATGGTCGGGATCCCGGACGCCCGCCGCCGGGCCCGCCAGCGGGCCCACGAGTTCTCGGGGGGCATGCGGCAGCGCGCCCTGATCGCGATGGCGATCGCCTGCAAGCCGAAGCTGATCATCGCCGACGAGCCGACCACCGCGCTCGACGTCACGGTGCAGGCGAAGATCCTGGACCTGCTCGACGAACTGTGCACGGAGCTGTCGATCGGCTCGGTGCTGATCACCCACGACATGGGTGTCGTCGCCCAGCACACCGACCAGGTCGCCGTGATGTACGGCGGCCAGGTGGTCGAGACGGCACCGGTCGCCGGCCTCTTCGCGGCTCCCACGATGCGCTATACCCGCGCACTGCTGGCCGCGATCCCGCAGATGGCGCCCGGGCGGCGTGCGCTGCCGGTGCCGATCGGGGGTACCCCGCCGAACCCGCTCGACCGCGGAGCCGGCTGCCGGTTCGCGCCCCGGTGCACCTTCGCCGAGGACGACTGCCACCAGGCGATCCCGGAGCTGCTGCCGCTGGCCGACAGCCCCGACCACCGCTACCGCTGCTGGCACCCCGCGGCGGTGCCGGCCGAGACCGAGGCAGGTGCCCGATGA
- a CDS encoding ABC transporter permease, whose protein sequence is MVTDLTTPPAVPAGARRRGRTSRRRSWTWMEILSATWLVLLVFGMFLLPLILHLDALEFDAKARFAGPSGEYLLGTDNYGRDLLARALSGAKVSLFIGLGSTFLALVIGVPIGTAAAYFGGWVDAVISFITDVILGFPGLVLALVLTAFLGASKTNVMIAITAQAIPAFVRMARSQTLALMNRDFVEASKVLGTRSHSIIARDLFPNIADTILAFAFVAAGRAIIIEGGLSFLGMGLPLPQPTWGVMINEGRQYLNTDPHLILVPSVFLMLSILSFNVLADRLRADATTDGGGKGA, encoded by the coding sequence ATGGTGACCGACCTGACCACGCCCCCCGCCGTACCGGCGGGCGCCCGGCGGCGCGGCCGCACGTCCCGGCGCCGGTCGTGGACCTGGATGGAGATCCTCAGCGCGACCTGGCTGGTGCTGCTGGTCTTCGGGATGTTCCTGCTGCCGCTGATCCTGCACCTGGACGCTCTCGAGTTCGACGCCAAGGCGCGTTTCGCCGGGCCGAGCGGGGAGTACCTCCTCGGCACGGACAACTACGGCCGCGACCTGCTCGCGCGGGCGCTCTCGGGCGCCAAGGTGTCCCTCTTCATCGGCCTCGGTTCCACCTTCCTGGCGCTGGTCATCGGTGTGCCGATCGGCACCGCGGCGGCCTACTTCGGCGGCTGGGTCGACGCCGTGATCAGCTTCATCACCGACGTGATCCTGGGCTTCCCGGGCCTGGTCCTCGCCCTGGTCCTCACCGCCTTCCTCGGTGCCTCCAAGACGAACGTGATGATCGCGATCACCGCGCAGGCGATCCCGGCCTTCGTCCGGATGGCGCGCTCGCAGACGCTCGCCCTGATGAACCGCGACTTCGTCGAGGCCAGCAAGGTCCTCGGCACCCGGTCCCACTCGATCATCGCCCGCGACCTGTTCCCCAATATCGCGGACACCATCCTCGCGTTCGCCTTCGTCGCGGCCGGCCGGGCGATCATCATCGAGGGCGGCCTCAGCTTCCTGGGCATGGGCCTGCCGCTGCCGCAGCCCACCTGGGGCGTGATGATCAACGAGGGCCGGCAGTACCTCAACACCGACCCGCACCTGATCCTGGTGCCCTCGGTCTTCCTGATGCTGAGCATCCTCAGCTTCAACGTCCTCGCCGACCGGCTCCGCGCCGACGCGACCACTGACGGAGGTGGCAAGGGTGCCTGA
- a CDS encoding ABC transporter permease, which yields MNATTRETTAPPAQRAPVRWSRVLRSRGWLKLIRLLAVLFMISVLTFLSLQLLPGDPARVILGDQANDPAALAAMRHELGLDQGIVARYLDWIGGALTGDLGSSYVTKETVASMISSRLPITLELVILSQLIALVLAIPAGIVAAINKGRSADHAIGLWVFGVLSTPNFVIGVILIWIFAVTLGWLPANGYQPWSEGVGAHLGSVILASISLAAAPFALYQRVLRADYAETLGRDFIGVARAKGISPLRIVFRHAFRPSILGLLTVTGLTVGVLIGSTVVVENLFGLPGLGAGLVSAVQNRDYIVVQGMTLVIACSFVLINTLVDFLYGVVDPRLRGVGAGNREG from the coding sequence GTGAACGCGACGACGAGGGAGACGACGGCGCCGCCCGCCCAGCGGGCACCGGTGCGCTGGTCCCGGGTGCTGCGCAGCAGGGGATGGCTCAAGCTGATCCGCCTGCTCGCGGTGCTGTTCATGATCTCGGTGCTGACCTTCCTCAGCCTCCAGCTGCTTCCGGGCGACCCGGCCCGGGTGATCCTGGGTGACCAGGCCAACGACCCGGCCGCGCTGGCCGCGATGAGGCACGAGCTCGGGCTCGACCAGGGCATCGTCGCCCGCTATCTCGACTGGATCGGTGGCGCGCTGACCGGGGACCTGGGCTCGTCCTATGTCACCAAGGAGACCGTCGCCTCGATGATCTCCAGTCGGTTGCCGATCACGCTCGAGCTGGTGATCCTCAGCCAGCTGATCGCGCTCGTGCTCGCGATCCCGGCCGGCATCGTCGCCGCGATCAACAAGGGCCGCAGCGCCGACCACGCGATCGGCCTGTGGGTCTTCGGCGTCCTGTCCACCCCGAACTTCGTGATCGGCGTGATCCTGATCTGGATCTTCGCGGTCACGCTCGGCTGGCTGCCCGCGAACGGCTACCAGCCCTGGTCGGAGGGCGTCGGCGCCCACCTCGGCTCGGTGATCCTGGCCTCGATCTCGCTGGCCGCCGCCCCCTTCGCCCTCTACCAGCGCGTGCTCCGGGCCGACTACGCCGAGACGCTCGGCCGCGATTTCATCGGCGTCGCGCGCGCGAAGGGGATCTCGCCGCTGCGCATCGTGTTCCGGCACGCGTTCCGGCCCAGCATCCTCGGCCTGCTCACCGTCACCGGGCTCACCGTCGGCGTGCTGATCGGCTCGACCGTGGTCGTCGAGAACCTCTTCGGGCTGCCCGGGCTCGGCGCGGGCCTGGTCTCCGCGGTCCAGAACCGGGACTACATCGTCGTGCAAGGAATGACTCTGGTGATCGCCTGCAGCTTCGTGCTGATCAACACCCTCGTCGACTTCCTCTACGGCGTCGTCGACCCGCGGCTGCGCGGCGTGGGCGCCGGGAACCGGGAGGGCTGA
- a CDS encoding IclR family transcriptional regulator — MAALVKSADRVLQILDLLTEHPDGLTLTEIQRAMDFPKSSTFGLVNTMAVRGFVQQDPNTRKYAVGIRLWQAGQSYLTATSLEQLALPYMTAVRDALNETVQLAILDGTDNVYIGKVDPDQQLRLASHVGARLPAYATGLGKALLSLLPDEEVRRRFDGVTFTQYTDRSLHSVDQLVGVLGEIRARGYAEDDAEYTEGVYCIAFPLKPSRDYGLASISVSVPHVRRSDDLTARTIESLRNAAAQISQRLS; from the coding sequence ATGGCAGCCCTGGTGAAATCCGCCGACCGCGTGCTGCAGATCCTCGATCTGCTCACCGAGCACCCGGACGGCCTCACCCTGACCGAGATCCAGCGGGCGATGGACTTCCCGAAGAGCAGCACCTTCGGCCTGGTCAACACGATGGCGGTGCGCGGCTTCGTCCAACAGGACCCGAACACCCGCAAGTACGCCGTCGGCATCCGCCTGTGGCAGGCCGGGCAGAGCTACCTGACGGCGACCTCGCTCGAGCAGCTCGCACTCCCCTACATGACCGCCGTGCGCGACGCCCTCAACGAGACGGTGCAGCTGGCCATCCTGGACGGGACCGACAACGTCTACATCGGCAAGGTCGACCCCGACCAGCAGCTCCGCCTCGCCTCCCACGTCGGCGCCCGGCTGCCCGCCTACGCGACCGGGCTCGGGAAGGCGCTGCTCAGCCTGCTCCCCGACGAGGAGGTCCGGCGCCGCTTCGACGGCGTCACCTTCACGCAGTACACCGACCGCTCGCTGCACTCGGTGGACCAGCTGGTCGGCGTGCTCGGCGAGATCCGGGCCCGCGGCTACGCCGAGGACGACGCCGAGTACACCGAGGGCGTCTACTGCATCGCCTTCCCGCTGAAGCCGAGCCGCGACTACGGGCTCGCCTCGATCAGCGTCTCGGTGCCACACGTACGCCGCTCCGACGACCTCACCGCGCGCACCATCGAGAGCCTCCGCAACGCCGCGGCACAGATCTCGCAGCGCCTGAGCTGA
- a CDS encoding fumarylacetoacetate hydrolase family protein, protein MKHVELFRYGPLGQERPAVRRDEVAYDLTGLTPDLDGDFFAADGIERVAAALDAGELPVLEAAALTGQRIGAPIARPQAISCIGMNYAAHAAESGAAPPEVPVLFYKHPGTMVGPDDDVQLPPGSEKSDWEVELGVVIKRTPRRLASTAEALEYVAGYVVANDLSERASQLEHSGGQWSKGKSAETFCPVGPYLRPAAEVEPQALQLRSWVNGEKRQDSSTADMVFSVAEIIRHLSHHVLLAPGDLVLTGTPEGVALSGRFPYLAVGDEMELEIEGLGRQRQRVVAG, encoded by the coding sequence ATGAAGCACGTGGAGCTGTTCCGCTACGGCCCCCTCGGCCAGGAGCGTCCCGCCGTCCGCCGGGACGAGGTCGCCTACGACCTGACCGGCCTGACCCCCGACCTCGACGGCGACTTCTTCGCCGCCGACGGCATCGAGCGGGTCGCCGCCGCCCTGGACGCCGGCGAGCTGCCCGTCCTGGAGGCAGCGGCCCTCACCGGCCAGCGGATCGGCGCCCCGATCGCGCGCCCGCAGGCGATCAGCTGCATCGGCATGAACTACGCCGCCCACGCCGCCGAGTCCGGGGCCGCGCCGCCGGAGGTGCCGGTGCTCTTCTACAAGCACCCCGGCACCATGGTCGGCCCGGACGACGACGTCCAGCTGCCCCCCGGCTCGGAGAAGTCCGACTGGGAGGTCGAGCTCGGCGTGGTCATCAAGCGCACGCCGCGCCGGCTCGCGAGCACCGCCGAGGCCCTGGAGTACGTCGCGGGCTATGTCGTCGCCAACGACCTCTCGGAGCGGGCCAGCCAGCTCGAGCACTCCGGCGGACAGTGGTCGAAGGGCAAGTCGGCGGAGACCTTCTGCCCGGTCGGGCCCTACCTGCGCCCCGCGGCCGAGGTCGAGCCGCAGGCGCTGCAGCTGCGCTCCTGGGTCAACGGCGAGAAGCGCCAGGACTCCAGCACCGCCGACATGGTCTTCAGCGTCGCGGAGATCATCCGGCATCTCTCCCACCACGTGCTGCTCGCCCCCGGCGACCTGGTCCTCACCGGCACGCCCGAGGGCGTGGCCCTCTCCGGGCGCTTCCCCTATCTCGCCGTCGGCGACGAGATGGAGCTGGAGATCGAGGGCCTGGGCCGTCAGCGCCAGCGCGTTGTCGCCGGCTGA
- a CDS encoding aldo/keto reductase: MSGASRLVLGSARWALVARPDRTLLAATVAAALDTGITRFDTARAYSPPGRAGEGERLLGQALGSHMRAGRARIATKGGHWRRPDGSFAVDARPATLRSHVEASLSALGIERIDRYLLHWPDPAVPLAESVGALADLRAAGLVDEIGVCNVDVAQVEAAHAAGPVAVVQNRLAYLGPDDPVLARCVALGLEYEAYSSLGGPDGPGRMEELVRGEPRVTALAARLGATGVQLALAWLLAQGTAVVPVLGAGRPRSVRASAAAASLTLGGDDLALLDEVRPRPETATA; encoded by the coding sequence GTGTCCGGCGCGTCCCGTCTGGTCCTCGGCTCCGCCCGGTGGGCGCTGGTCGCGCGACCCGATCGGACGCTGCTGGCCGCCACCGTCGCCGCGGCGCTGGACACCGGGATCACCCGCTTCGACACGGCGCGTGCCTACAGTCCACCCGGCCGGGCGGGGGAGGGCGAGCGGCTGCTCGGCCAGGCGCTGGGGTCGCACATGCGGGCCGGCCGCGCGCGGATCGCCACCAAGGGTGGCCACTGGCGTCGCCCGGACGGCTCGTTCGCCGTCGACGCCCGGCCCGCGACACTGCGCTCCCACGTCGAGGCGAGCCTGAGTGCGCTCGGCATCGAGCGGATCGACCGCTACCTCCTGCACTGGCCCGACCCCGCGGTCCCGCTCGCCGAGAGCGTCGGCGCACTGGCCGACCTCCGGGCCGCGGGCCTGGTCGACGAGATCGGCGTCTGCAATGTCGACGTCGCGCAGGTGGAGGCCGCCCACGCGGCGGGTCCGGTCGCGGTGGTGCAGAACCGGCTCGCCTATCTGGGCCCGGACGACCCGGTCCTGGCGCGCTGTGTCGCGCTCGGCCTGGAGTACGAGGCGTACTCGTCGCTCGGCGGGCCGGACGGTCCCGGCCGGATGGAGGAGCTGGTCCGCGGCGAACCGCGGGTGACGGCCCTCGCCGCACGACTGGGCGCCACCGGCGTCCAGCTGGCGCTCGCCTGGCTGCTCGCGCAGGGCACCGCGGTGGTGCCGGTGCTCGGCGCCGGGCGGCCACGCTCCGTGCGCGCCAGCGCCGCCGCCGCGTCGCTCACCCTGGGCGGCGACGACCTGGCCCTGCTGGACGAGGTCCGCCCACGGCCGGAGACGGCCACCGCCTGA
- a CDS encoding alcohol dehydrogenase catalytic domain-containing protein, whose translation MRALVFTKPSTVELQDLDEPSPAPGEVAIRVVASGICGSELHGVRHTDFRKPPLVMGHELAGTTPDGRRVTVNPLLSCDSCDQCLRGDEHLCRNRAILGIHRPGAFAETVVVPEAAVYEIPDAMSFETAAMVEPLANAVHAVRLARPEGNPRIAVIGAGTIGLVTLLVALEHSDQVTISDLDEGRLAIASRLGGRAVTELTGEFDIVIDAVGAEQTHKISVDVLRPGGVAVWIGLLSTQAGFDGQEIVRSEKRVLGSYCYRRADFAEALEIAGRVPLDWTTTFPFESGAEIFGELLEGRRDVIKALLQP comes from the coding sequence ATGAGGGCTCTGGTCTTCACCAAGCCGAGCACCGTCGAGCTCCAGGACCTCGACGAGCCGAGTCCGGCTCCGGGCGAGGTGGCCATCCGGGTGGTCGCCTCCGGGATCTGCGGCAGCGAGCTGCACGGCGTCCGGCACACCGACTTCCGCAAGCCCCCGTTGGTGATGGGCCACGAGCTGGCCGGCACCACCCCCGACGGTCGCCGGGTCACGGTCAACCCGCTGCTCAGCTGCGACAGCTGCGACCAGTGCCTGCGCGGCGACGAGCACCTGTGCCGCAACCGCGCCATCCTCGGGATCCACCGCCCGGGCGCCTTCGCCGAGACCGTCGTGGTTCCCGAGGCCGCCGTCTACGAGATCCCCGACGCGATGAGCTTCGAGACGGCCGCCATGGTCGAGCCGCTGGCCAACGCCGTGCACGCCGTACGGCTGGCCCGTCCGGAGGGCAACCCGCGGATCGCCGTGATCGGCGCTGGCACGATCGGCCTGGTCACGCTGCTGGTCGCGTTGGAGCACAGCGATCAGGTCACCATCAGCGACCTGGACGAGGGTCGACTGGCGATCGCGTCCCGCCTCGGCGGCCGGGCGGTCACCGAGCTGACCGGCGAGTTCGACATCGTGATCGACGCGGTCGGCGCGGAGCAGACCCACAAGATCTCCGTCGACGTGCTCCGCCCGGGCGGTGTGGCCGTCTGGATCGGGCTGCTCAGCACCCAGGCCGGGTTCGACGGACAGGAGATCGTACGCTCGGAGAAGCGGGTGCTCGGGTCCTACTGCTACCGGCGGGCGGACTTCGCGGAGGCGCTGGAGATCGCCGGGCGGGTGCCGCTCGACTGGACCACGACCTTCCCGTTCGAGTCCGGTGCGGAGATCTTCGGCGAGCTGCTCGAGGGCCGCCGCGACGTGATCAAGGCGCTGCTGCAGCCCTGA
- a CDS encoding C-terminal binding protein — protein MFNVVITDTNLGDGSHEREVLEPEFSVAKHDVTTAAEVIEVAAEADGLLVQWAPVTDDVLAALPRLKAVVRYGIGLDNIDLDAAARRGVAVSNVDDYCLAEVADHAAASIYAHNRRLAAGSRNLAAAGWTTAGISQPPPPGQDPVGIAGFGRIGRSLAARVAALGFPVHVWDPFLTETPEGVTTWPTLRELAAAVGHLSLHMPSTAETTGVVDAAVLAALGPEGHLVNTARGALVDEEALLAALDGGTLGFASLDVLCSEPPTGVSAQLAAHARALVTPHIAYLSTESLPQLRVRAAQILADLLRAHGGQA, from the coding sequence ATGTTCAACGTCGTCATCACCGACACCAACCTGGGTGACGGGTCGCACGAGCGGGAGGTGCTGGAGCCCGAGTTCTCGGTCGCGAAGCACGACGTCACCACCGCGGCCGAGGTGATCGAGGTCGCCGCCGAGGCGGACGGGCTGCTCGTGCAGTGGGCGCCGGTCACCGACGACGTGCTCGCCGCGCTGCCCCGGCTCAAGGCCGTGGTCCGCTACGGCATCGGCCTGGACAACATCGACCTGGACGCCGCCGCCCGGCGCGGCGTCGCGGTCAGCAACGTCGACGACTACTGTCTCGCCGAGGTGGCCGACCACGCCGCCGCGTCGATCTACGCGCACAACCGTCGGCTCGCGGCCGGCTCCCGCAACCTGGCCGCCGCGGGCTGGACCACCGCGGGCATCTCCCAGCCGCCCCCGCCCGGCCAGGACCCGGTCGGCATCGCCGGCTTCGGTCGGATCGGTCGTTCGCTGGCCGCGCGGGTCGCGGCGCTCGGCTTCCCCGTGCACGTCTGGGACCCGTTCCTGACCGAGACACCCGAGGGCGTCACGACCTGGCCGACCCTCAGGGAGCTCGCCGCGGCCGTGGGGCACCTGTCCCTGCACATGCCGAGCACCGCCGAGACCACGGGCGTCGTGGACGCCGCCGTCCTGGCCGCGCTCGGTCCCGAGGGGCACCTGGTCAACACCGCTCGCGGTGCCCTGGTGGACGAGGAGGCGCTGCTGGCCGCGCTCGACGGCGGCACGCTCGGCTTCGCCAGCCTGGACGTGCTCTGCTCCGAGCCGCCGACCGGCGTCTCCGCCCAGCTCGCCGCGCACGCCCGCGCGCTCGTCACCCCGCACATCGCCTACCTCTCCACCGAGTCCCTGCCCCAGCTGCGGGTGCGCGCCGCGCAGATCCTGGCCGACCTGCTCCGTGCCCATGGGGGACAGGCATGA
- a CDS encoding SDR family oxidoreductase produces MTTSGAREKTMEWNERVAVVTGAASGIGAATARVLAGRGAEVLGVDINEAGLAATAEAIATAGGRFRGVVCDVSDQDAVRTVVTSFADADGRIDIVVNAAANFLARGVEVTTAEWDSVLGVNLRGIGNVVQAALPYLRTTPGAAVVNIASISAHIAQPSRWTYNATKGAIVSLTRCMAMDLSEHGIRVNSVSPGWIWTPEVSKAADGDRERWEPVWGRFHLLRRLGEAEEVATAVAFLCSPDASFITGVDLPVDGGYLAMGPEGLGDASSFAGSA; encoded by the coding sequence ATGACGACCTCTGGAGCGAGGGAGAAGACCATGGAGTGGAACGAGCGGGTCGCGGTGGTCACCGGCGCGGCCTCCGGCATCGGCGCCGCCACGGCACGGGTGCTCGCGGGACGCGGTGCCGAGGTGCTCGGTGTGGACATCAACGAGGCCGGGCTGGCCGCGACCGCCGAGGCGATCGCCACGGCCGGGGGCCGCTTCCGCGGCGTCGTGTGCGATGTCTCCGACCAGGACGCGGTGCGGACCGTCGTCACCTCCTTCGCCGACGCCGACGGCCGGATCGACATCGTCGTGAACGCCGCGGCCAACTTCCTGGCCCGCGGCGTCGAGGTCACCACCGCGGAGTGGGACAGTGTGCTCGGCGTGAACCTGCGCGGCATCGGCAACGTGGTCCAGGCCGCGCTGCCGTACCTACGCACCACCCCCGGCGCCGCGGTGGTCAACATCGCCAGCATCTCCGCGCACATCGCGCAGCCCTCGCGCTGGACCTACAACGCCACCAAGGGCGCGATCGTCTCGCTGACCCGGTGCATGGCGATGGACCTGTCCGAGCACGGCATCCGCGTCAACTCCGTCAGCCCCGGCTGGATCTGGACGCCCGAGGTCAGCAAGGCGGCCGACGGCGACCGCGAGCGGTGGGAGCCGGTCTGGGGCCGGTTCCACCTGCTGCGCCGGCTCGGTGAGGCCGAGGAGGTCGCCACGGCGGTCGCCTTCCTGTGCTCACCGGACGCCAGCTTCATCACGGGCGTCGACCTGCCGGTCGACGGCGGCTATCTGGCGATGGGCCCCGAGGGACTCGGGGACGCCTCCAGCTTCGCCGGCTCCGCCTGA